From the Streptomyces pluripotens genome, one window contains:
- a CDS encoding DUF397 domain-containing protein has product MALIQGASETWMKSSYSAGNGACVEVKSPTAAELAVRDSKVAEGPVLAFPADAWNAFVTSVKA; this is encoded by the coding sequence ATGGCACTGATTCAGGGCGCTTCGGAGACGTGGATGAAGTCTTCCTATTCCGCGGGCAACGGCGCCTGCGTCGAGGTCAAGTCGCCCACCGCCGCCGAACTCGCCGTCCGCGACTCCAAGGTCGCCGAGGGCCCGGTCCTGGCCTTCCCCGCCGACGCGTGGAACGCCTTCGTGACGTCGGTCAAGGCCTAA
- a CDS encoding MerR family transcriptional regulator, giving the protein MHEELLTIGAFAARARLSAKALRLYDRLGLLAPAVVDETSGYRYYRADQAEPARLVALLRQLDMPLARIADVVGADGTEAADLLAAYWADVEARVAGQRALAEYLRGRLSGRSSEMYGKFAIETVDVPAQVVITESRHTLADELPTWIGASMGRLETAARECGGVVGAPFVIYHSEVSMESDGPAECCVPVADEAAARTWAERQGRVWETTVRVAPAARLAYTRVTKAQVAHPQILAAFEAVGQWMAGRGLETAGPCREIYFADWDAAGAGDPVCDVAFPVK; this is encoded by the coding sequence GTGCACGAAGAACTGCTCACCATCGGCGCGTTCGCTGCGCGCGCCCGGCTGTCGGCGAAGGCCCTGCGGCTGTACGACCGGCTCGGCCTGCTGGCACCGGCGGTGGTGGACGAAACGAGCGGCTACCGGTACTACCGCGCCGACCAGGCCGAACCCGCCCGCCTGGTTGCCCTGTTGCGGCAGTTGGACATGCCGCTCGCCCGGATCGCCGACGTGGTCGGGGCCGACGGTACCGAGGCCGCCGACCTGCTCGCCGCCTACTGGGCGGATGTGGAAGCCCGGGTGGCCGGGCAGCGTGCCCTCGCCGAGTACCTCCGTGGACGGCTGTCGGGGAGGAGCTCCGAGATGTACGGAAAATTCGCGATCGAAACCGTGGACGTACCGGCCCAGGTGGTGATCACCGAGTCGCGGCACACCCTCGCGGACGAATTGCCGACGTGGATCGGTGCGTCGATGGGGCGGCTGGAGACGGCCGCACGGGAGTGCGGAGGCGTCGTGGGCGCGCCGTTCGTCATCTATCACTCCGAGGTGTCGATGGAGAGCGACGGTCCGGCCGAGTGCTGCGTTCCGGTGGCTGACGAGGCAGCAGCGCGTACATGGGCCGAGCGACAGGGACGGGTCTGGGAGACGACCGTACGGGTGGCGCCGGCGGCACGGCTGGCCTATACCCGGGTCACCAAGGCGCAGGTGGCCCATCCGCAGATCCTCGCGGCTTTCGAGGCGGTGGGGCAGTGGATGGCCGGGCGGGGGCTGGAGACGGCCGGTCCCTGCCGCGAGATCTACTTCGCGGACTGGGACGCGGCGGGGGCCGGGGACCCGGTGTGTGACGTGGCCTTCCCGGTGAAGTGA
- a CDS encoding glutathione peroxidase — translation MTTTDHNGSPLHVEVGALRGGSANLPQYDGKAVLIVNVASRCGLTPQYSGLEKLQEQYADRGFTVLGVPCNQFLGQEPGTSEEIAEFCSATYGVTFPLTEKVEVNGEGRHPLYERLVGFADAEGHAGDIRWNFEKFLIGRDGQVVARFSPQTEPESTELVAAIEGQLG, via the coding sequence ATGACGACTACCGACCACAACGGCTCACCACTGCACGTCGAGGTAGGGGCTCTGCGCGGCGGCTCCGCGAACCTGCCGCAATACGACGGCAAGGCCGTGCTCATCGTGAACGTGGCCTCCCGATGCGGCCTCACCCCGCAGTACTCGGGGCTGGAGAAGCTTCAGGAGCAGTACGCCGACCGGGGCTTCACCGTGCTGGGCGTACCCTGCAACCAGTTCCTCGGGCAGGAACCCGGCACCTCCGAGGAGATCGCGGAGTTCTGCTCGGCGACGTACGGGGTGACCTTCCCGCTGACCGAGAAGGTGGAGGTGAACGGCGAGGGCCGGCACCCACTCTACGAGCGGCTCGTCGGCTTCGCGGACGCCGAGGGGCACGCCGGGGACATCCGCTGGAACTTCGAGAAGTTCCTGATCGGGCGGGACGGCCAGGTCGTCGCGCGCTTCTCCCCGCAGACCGAGCCGGAGTCGACCGAGCTCGTGGCCGCCATCGAGGGTCAGCTCGGCTGA
- a CDS encoding DUF4232 domain-containing protein, translated as MSAKRVLISTAAFALGALGMVACGPGSSSAATAPVPATTPSAPATPPSASASASGSAGGQSVPTSHPGKAADRSKAITGSKRWRTAGAGAGAGAASAARKPSGTHTTSRSTHPALCRSGQLTVTAAPVHRPLNHLLITAKNTSGVPCDLGIIGLVTFDGRIKATTPGGLGGGPNILRPGEANYESVALDQQDAPGRGSDVSSLTVELDSGDSLDIRLKRTHVHAPRISVWLPTVADALAF; from the coding sequence ATGTCCGCCAAGCGCGTCCTGATCTCCACGGCCGCCTTCGCCCTCGGTGCCCTCGGCATGGTCGCCTGCGGCCCCGGCTCCTCGTCCGCCGCCACCGCGCCTGTCCCCGCCACCACGCCCTCTGCCCCCGCCACGCCCCCCTCTGCCTCCGCCTCTGCCTCAGGGTCGGCTGGTGGGCAGTCCGTACCCACCAGCCACCCCGGCAAGGCAGCCGATAGGAGCAAGGCGATCACCGGCAGCAAGCGGTGGCGAACGGCCGGGGCCGGAGCCGGAGCCGGGGCCGCCTCGGCGGCGAGGAAGCCTTCGGGCACCCACACGACCAGCCGCAGCACGCACCCTGCCCTGTGCCGCTCGGGTCAGCTGACGGTCACCGCGGCGCCGGTTCACCGTCCGCTGAACCACCTGCTGATCACCGCCAAGAACACCAGCGGTGTCCCCTGCGACCTCGGCATCATCGGCTTGGTGACGTTCGACGGCCGGATCAAGGCAACCACCCCGGGCGGGCTGGGCGGGGGCCCGAACATCCTGCGCCCCGGCGAAGCGAACTACGAGTCCGTCGCCCTCGACCAGCAGGACGCCCCTGGCCGCGGCAGCGACGTCTCGTCCCTGACGGTGGAGTTGGACAGCGGGGACAGCCTCGACATCCGTCTCAAGAGGACCCATGTCCACGCCCCACGAATCTCGGTCTGGCTCCCCACCGTGGCGGACGCCCTGGCCTTCTGA
- a CDS encoding helix-turn-helix domain-containing protein: MPSELGEQRRLERCSGTLTEGLGAGMVDQDVVRELGELLLALKERSGRSYGALSKRLHVGTSTLHRYCNGTTVPNDYAPLERFARVCGATREELVELHRRWILADAARRRAQAPAAVPPAAAVPAPATVEHGPGTAPRAVEAMPVPRLESEPQPDPNSQAQPEPNSQPQPNPNPNPNPNPNPPPALRLRPDSASQPGRLGSEPARPGAGPGSARGRGTRTGRQRNILLAVAGAAGATTAAVVAAVAWVVPPRTQGPTGRTSSGTVEPRPVVIGPADTTEGTRTVAPSGKTPSPSGSPASRNGSAPPSARASSGHGEARAGTSAAPPFHVNVLANNWDERCDQWFFLRRPPASVPPPPAGQATQGWAAALGATPAGHLRLQVTVQGTSGRPVVLHALYVQVAGVRKAPVGNAYTMGEGCGGGLTPASFAVDLDAQVPTAKAVPGHEGDIRTRVVDFPYEVSVDDPEVLNVDAYTGTRDVSWYLELSWSSGDRQGTARIDDNGTPFRTIGMHGDKKYWYNGASIDGWVPYS, encoded by the coding sequence ATGCCCTCTGAACTGGGGGAACAACGACGCCTGGAACGCTGTTCGGGGACGCTGACCGAGGGCTTGGGGGCTGGAATGGTGGATCAGGACGTGGTGCGGGAGCTCGGGGAGCTGCTCCTCGCGCTGAAGGAGCGCTCGGGGCGCAGCTACGGCGCACTCAGCAAGCGGCTCCACGTCGGTACGTCCACGTTGCACCGCTACTGCAACGGCACCACCGTGCCCAACGACTACGCCCCGCTGGAGCGTTTCGCCCGGGTCTGCGGTGCCACCCGGGAGGAACTCGTCGAGTTGCACCGGCGGTGGATCCTGGCGGATGCCGCACGGCGGCGGGCCCAGGCGCCTGCCGCCGTGCCACCCGCAGCAGCCGTGCCAGCCCCTGCCACTGTCGAGCATGGGCCGGGAACAGCGCCCCGAGCGGTCGAGGCCATGCCGGTACCCAGGCTCGAATCCGAGCCCCAGCCCGATCCCAACTCCCAGGCCCAGCCCGAGCCCAACTCCCAGCCTCAGCCCAACCCCAACCCCAACCCCAACCCCAACCCCAACCCACCCCCCGCCCTCCGGCTCCGCCCCGACTCTGCCTCGCAGCCTGGGAGGCTCGGGTCGGAGCCCGCGCGGCCCGGGGCCGGTCCCGGTTCCGCCCGGGGGCGCGGCACCCGTACTGGCCGGCAGCGGAACATCCTCCTCGCCGTGGCAGGAGCCGCCGGGGCGACGACGGCAGCCGTGGTTGCCGCCGTCGCGTGGGTCGTGCCGCCCCGCACGCAGGGCCCCACCGGGCGCACGAGCAGCGGGACCGTCGAGCCGCGGCCGGTCGTGATCGGGCCGGCCGACACGACGGAAGGCACCCGCACCGTGGCGCCTTCCGGTAAGACTCCTTCCCCCAGCGGCTCTCCGGCGTCCCGGAACGGCAGCGCACCGCCGTCGGCCAGGGCGTCCTCCGGCCACGGCGAGGCGCGGGCCGGTACCTCCGCCGCGCCACCGTTCCACGTGAACGTCCTGGCCAACAACTGGGACGAACGCTGCGACCAGTGGTTCTTCCTCCGACGTCCGCCGGCGAGCGTGCCGCCGCCGCCCGCGGGCCAGGCCACCCAGGGCTGGGCTGCGGCGCTGGGCGCCACACCAGCGGGACACCTGCGTCTCCAGGTCACCGTGCAGGGCACCAGCGGCCGGCCCGTTGTACTGCACGCCCTCTACGTCCAGGTCGCCGGTGTGCGCAAGGCGCCGGTGGGCAACGCCTACACCATGGGCGAGGGCTGCGGTGGTGGCCTGACTCCGGCGTCGTTCGCCGTGGACCTCGATGCGCAGGTGCCGACCGCCAAGGCGGTGCCGGGCCACGAGGGCGACATTCGAACCCGGGTGGTCGACTTCCCGTACGAGGTCTCCGTCGACGACCCAGAGGTGCTGAACGTGGACGCGTACACCGGGACCCGGGACGTCAGTTGGTACCTCGAACTGAGCTGGAGCAGTGGCGATCGACAGGGCACCGCCCGGATCGACGACAACGGCACACCTTTCCGCACCATCGGTATGCACGGCGACAAGAAGTACTGGTACAACGGCGCCAGCATCGATGGCTGGGTGCCCTACTCCTGA
- a CDS encoding HAMP domain-containing sensor histidine kinase: MTLLGRAGSGFRRLPVVTRLVLAVALTMSLVLTGAAGLVYWRVQTALDRQLHDDLAAYQHSLDRALRAGTAMPSGPSGSLYQVLDDRGRVLAATDSESHRALLTPDELSSAVRGHAVRRDVGSLLPITPDTLRLQAKHVTVDGAARVVVAAVRRGHRDEALRELLAQLAFASGLTLIAASYVGYRTARAALRPVERYRAAAATLADGAQNLRLDVPADRDDEITRLGHTLNRMLDRLEASAEREHQFIADASHELRTPLSLLRAEVDVALHRPRSARELTDTLRSVDAEVQRLIALSNALLDLEELGSTDHLTRAPVPLAALVGAAVAPHLRSAEEDGRGLTTDTPDASADVDARWLVPAIGNLVHNALRHGAGTVRLTAAVHEGRLRLCVADEGTGFPPEFLPQAFDRFARAEASRTSEGSGLGLAFVQAVATAHGGTARAENSGGGAVVTLDLPC, from the coding sequence GTGACCCTGCTGGGCCGGGCGGGATCCGGGTTCCGGCGGCTCCCTGTGGTCACCCGTCTCGTGCTGGCCGTCGCCCTGACCATGTCCCTGGTCCTGACCGGAGCAGCCGGGCTGGTCTACTGGCGGGTCCAGACCGCCCTCGACCGACAGCTCCACGATGACCTGGCCGCCTACCAGCACAGCCTCGACCGGGCTCTCCGCGCCGGCACCGCGATGCCGTCGGGCCCCAGCGGCAGCCTCTACCAGGTCCTCGACGACCGAGGCCGGGTCCTTGCCGCCACTGACTCCGAGAGCCATCGCGCCCTGCTCACACCCGACGAACTCAGCTCGGCCGTACGCGGTCACGCGGTACGACGTGATGTCGGCTCGCTACTGCCGATCACTCCGGACACGCTGCGTCTCCAGGCCAAGCACGTCACGGTCGACGGAGCAGCACGCGTCGTCGTCGCCGCAGTCCGGCGCGGACATCGCGACGAGGCGCTGCGCGAGCTCCTCGCCCAACTCGCCTTCGCCTCCGGACTGACCCTGATCGCCGCCTCGTACGTCGGCTACCGCACCGCCCGTGCCGCGTTGCGTCCCGTCGAGCGCTACCGCGCCGCAGCCGCCACCCTCGCCGACGGCGCGCAGAACTTGCGTCTGGACGTGCCTGCCGATCGCGACGACGAGATCACCCGCCTCGGGCACACCCTCAACCGCATGCTCGACCGTCTGGAAGCGTCCGCCGAACGCGAGCACCAGTTCATCGCGGACGCGAGCCACGAGCTGCGCACCCCGCTGTCCCTGCTGCGGGCCGAGGTCGACGTCGCCTTGCACCGCCCCCGCTCGGCCCGGGAACTCACCGACACCCTGCGCTCCGTGGACGCCGAGGTCCAGCGTCTGATCGCCCTCTCCAACGCCCTGTTGGACCTGGAGGAACTCGGCAGCACCGACCACCTCACCCGGGCACCCGTACCACTCGCCGCCCTCGTCGGCGCCGCCGTCGCCCCGCACCTGCGCAGCGCCGAAGAGGACGGGCGTGGACTGACCACCGACACGCCGGACGCCAGCGCCGACGTCGACGCACGCTGGTTGGTGCCCGCCATCGGCAACCTCGTCCACAACGCCCTCCGGCACGGCGCCGGGACCGTCCGCCTCACCGCCGCCGTCCACGAGGGCAGACTGCGGCTGTGCGTCGCCGACGAGGGTACGGGCTTCCCGCCGGAGTTCCTTCCCCAGGCGTTCGACCGCTTCGCCCGCGCGGAAGCGAGCCGCACGAGCGAGGGATCCGGCCTCGGGCTCGCCTTCGTGCAGGCAGTGGCCACCGCTCACGGAGGTACTGCGCGCGCCGAGAACTCCGGGGGCGGCGCCGTCGTCACCCTCGACCTTCCGTGCTGA
- a CDS encoding response regulator transcription factor, whose product MHYLVVDDETRLTDLVVRYLTESGHTAQGRYDGISGLAAARDPRLDGIVLDVMLPGMDGVEVCRTLRNAGVDVPVILLTARGAISERVAGLDAGADDYLVKPFAMEELLARLRAISRRRPDCSGRLRVSDLVLDPGQQRAWRGDTELDLSRREFAVLRVLMENAGQVVTRLHLLDEVWDGETDLRSNAIDVHVSKVRAKVDRAFGRTTITTLRGRGYRLETSS is encoded by the coding sequence ATGCACTACCTGGTCGTCGACGACGAAACCCGCCTCACCGACCTCGTCGTCCGCTACCTCACCGAGTCCGGACACACCGCGCAGGGCCGCTACGACGGCATCTCCGGCCTGGCCGCCGCCCGCGATCCCCGCCTGGACGGGATCGTCCTGGACGTGATGCTGCCGGGCATGGACGGGGTCGAGGTCTGCCGAACGTTGCGCAACGCGGGCGTCGATGTCCCCGTGATCCTGCTCACCGCACGCGGGGCGATCAGCGAACGGGTGGCCGGGCTGGACGCCGGCGCCGACGACTACCTGGTCAAGCCGTTCGCCATGGAGGAGTTGCTGGCCCGGCTGCGTGCGATCTCCCGCCGCCGTCCCGACTGCTCCGGCCGGCTCCGGGTGAGCGACCTCGTCCTCGACCCCGGACAACAGCGTGCCTGGCGGGGTGACACGGAGCTCGACCTGTCCCGGCGGGAATTCGCCGTGCTGCGGGTGCTGATGGAGAACGCCGGCCAGGTCGTGACCCGACTGCACCTGCTCGACGAGGTCTGGGACGGCGAGACCGACCTGCGCAGCAACGCCATCGATGTGCACGTCTCCAAGGTGCGTGCCAAGGTCGACCGTGCCTTCGGTCGTACGACGATCACGACCCTGCGCGGGCGGGGCTACCGCCTGGAGACCTCCTCGTGA
- a CDS encoding DUF4956 domain-containing protein has product MDAWVLAAKGITEHIGPIDLTTRGGLDVVALMVLVGWLYRRRPSAPAMPLVLVALNLGLFAAMSAISAGKFPAGVGFGLFGILSLVRLRSAAFTLRDVAYTFVTLVIALCTGLPQRDSWLVIALDAAVLVAVLLVDDPRAYQPPTRTVKLTLDRIYDDPSVIAQDVALRFGQAPLSVAVDEVDYVRETTRVSARYPVVPAEGGTAQDTEPREQVTAA; this is encoded by the coding sequence ATGGACGCATGGGTGCTCGCCGCCAAGGGCATCACCGAGCACATCGGCCCCATCGACCTCACCACGCGCGGCGGACTCGATGTCGTCGCCCTGATGGTCCTGGTCGGGTGGCTCTACCGGCGCCGCCCCAGCGCACCGGCGATGCCGCTGGTCCTGGTCGCGCTCAACCTGGGCCTGTTCGCGGCGATGAGCGCGATCAGCGCGGGCAAGTTCCCGGCGGGGGTCGGATTCGGCCTGTTCGGCATCCTCTCCCTGGTCCGGCTCCGCAGCGCCGCCTTCACCCTGCGCGACGTCGCCTACACGTTCGTGACGCTGGTCATAGCCCTGTGCACCGGACTTCCGCAACGTGACAGCTGGCTTGTCATCGCACTCGACGCGGCGGTCCTGGTGGCTGTTTTGCTGGTCGACGACCCCCGCGCCTACCAGCCGCCGACCCGCACGGTGAAACTGACCCTGGACCGCATCTACGACGACCCGTCCGTGATCGCCCAGGACGTCGCGTTGCGCTTCGGCCAGGCGCCGTTGTCGGTGGCGGTCGACGAGGTCGACTACGTCCGTGAAACCACCCGGGTCTCCGCCCGCTATCCCGTCGTACCGGCCGAGGGGGGCACCGCCCAGGACACCGAGCCGCGCGAGCAGGTGACGGCCGCGTGA